A portion of the Paenibacillus segetis genome contains these proteins:
- a CDS encoding stage II sporulation protein M, with protein sequence MLSWRRFVEDILKYKKMMLLSLVLFVAGMVIGTVNADFITTLIAPQLESLREYSQELSQSAHPEWNFFVFIFLNNAVKSIVIIFAGALFGLLPIFFLIMNGMVIGYLLSAAATQGENLFDLIVKGLLPHGIIEIPAILIAAAFGLQFGYLVMKGLGEWGARDLSERTVNWGAFLKTIVRASIWITISLLIAAIIESTLTLYLVSL encoded by the coding sequence ATGCTTTCATGGCGTCGATTTGTAGAGGATATATTGAAATATAAGAAGATGATGCTGTTATCGTTGGTTCTATTCGTGGCGGGGATGGTCATCGGAACAGTAAATGCAGATTTTATTACAACGTTGATTGCTCCTCAATTGGAAAGTTTGCGTGAATATAGCCAGGAGTTATCACAGTCTGCTCATCCGGAATGGAATTTCTTTGTGTTTATTTTTCTAAATAATGCGGTGAAGAGTATCGTAATTATTTTTGCTGGTGCTTTATTTGGCTTATTACCTATCTTCTTCTTGATCATGAACGGGATGGTCATTGGTTATTTGTTAAGTGCAGCGGCTACGCAAGGGGAGAATTTGTTTGATCTGATTGTTAAAGGCTTATTACCGCATGGCATTATTGAAATTCCAGCGATTTTAATCGCAGCCGCATTTGGATTACAATTTGGATACTTGGTGATGAAAGGTCTGGGTGAGTGGGGCGCTAGGGATTTATCGGAGCGGACAGTAAACTGGGGTGCTTTTCTTAAAACAATTGTAAGGGCATCGATATGGATTACTATATCATTGCTGATCGCTGCAATTATTGAGAGTACACTTACACTATATTTAGTTAGCTTATAA